In the genome of Halarsenatibacter silvermanii, one region contains:
- the ilvD gene encoding dihydroxy-acid dehydratase — MKRRSDEVTSIPENSMQRGLFKSMGFDDEALERPLIGVANSWNQLVPGSYNLDRVAEAVKDGIWQAGGTPLEFGVISACDGIAQGNDGMHYILPTREVIANSVELMVQAHRLDAVVLLGSCDKIVPGMLMAAARLEIPSILLPGGPMEGGMCFDGRTSDITSLTEALGMLENGEITLEEYRELEDKAGPTCGSCSFLGTANTMSALAEALGMTVPGGGTALATSARRTRLARKTGRNIVDQVEEDITSDEIITEKSLKNAVRTIIAFGGSTNAVLHLMALASEAGVDLSIDVFEKYSRETPYLARIYPSTDEYNVPDFERAGGVQALYKSLQDYLDGDALAVNGCTVEENFRGAEIENEDLIRTPDNPHEGEGGVAILRGNIAPNTGVSKPSAIHPDMHKFTGRARVFNSEEEANQAISGDEIESGDVLVIKYEGPKGGPGMREMYKPLKLLYGKGLALKTALITDGRFSGTNNGCFVGHISPEAYEGGPLAAVQEGDKITIDIPERSLHLHVDDEEISRRLEEWERPSLKIDSGYLATYASLAESADKGAVIRPETSTEGGS; from the coding sequence ATGAAAAGGCGCAGCGATGAAGTGACCAGCATACCGGAGAATTCGATGCAGCGCGGACTCTTTAAATCGATGGGATTTGACGATGAAGCACTGGAGCGTCCCCTGATCGGGGTGGCCAACAGCTGGAATCAGCTGGTGCCGGGCTCATATAATCTCGATCGGGTGGCAGAAGCGGTTAAGGACGGCATCTGGCAGGCCGGCGGGACGCCGCTGGAATTCGGAGTTATCTCCGCCTGTGATGGCATAGCGCAGGGCAATGATGGCATGCATTATATTCTGCCGACCCGGGAGGTGATCGCCAACAGCGTCGAGCTCATGGTTCAGGCCCATAGGCTTGATGCGGTGGTGCTTCTGGGTTCCTGTGATAAAATCGTACCGGGTATGCTGATGGCGGCCGCCCGGCTGGAGATCCCCTCCATCCTGCTGCCCGGAGGTCCCATGGAGGGAGGCATGTGTTTTGACGGCCGCACATCGGATATCACCTCGCTGACCGAGGCTCTGGGCATGCTAGAAAACGGCGAGATAACTCTGGAGGAGTACCGGGAGCTGGAGGATAAAGCCGGCCCCACCTGCGGTTCCTGTTCTTTTCTGGGCACAGCCAACACCATGTCGGCTCTGGCCGAGGCACTGGGCATGACGGTGCCCGGCGGCGGGACAGCGCTGGCGACCTCGGCCCGGCGGACGAGGCTGGCCCGTAAGACCGGCCGCAATATCGTCGATCAGGTGGAAGAGGACATAACTTCTGACGAGATCATCACCGAGAAATCTTTAAAAAACGCGGTGCGGACCATTATAGCTTTCGGCGGGTCGACGAATGCCGTTCTGCACCTGATGGCGCTGGCCAGCGAGGCCGGGGTCGACCTCTCTATCGATGTATTCGAAAAGTACAGCCGTGAAACTCCCTATCTGGCCAGAATCTATCCCTCGACCGATGAATACAATGTTCCTGATTTTGAGCGAGCCGGCGGAGTTCAGGCACTTTATAAGAGTCTGCAGGATTATCTGGATGGCGATGCTCTCGCCGTCAACGGCTGCACTGTGGAGGAGAATTTTCGGGGAGCGGAAATAGAGAATGAAGATTTGATTCGGACGCCTGACAACCCTCATGAAGGAGAGGGGGGAGTGGCGATACTTCGGGGCAATATCGCCCCCAACACCGGCGTTTCCAAGCCTTCGGCCATACATCCTGATATGCATAAATTTACCGGCCGGGCCAGGGTATTCAACTCTGAAGAGGAGGCCAATCAGGCCATCAGCGGGGACGAGATAGAATCTGGCGATGTGCTGGTCATAAAGTACGAAGGGCCTAAAGGTGGACCCGGCATGAGGGAGATGTATAAGCCGCTCAAGCTGCTTTACGGTAAGGGGCTGGCTCTAAAGACAGCTCTGATCACCGACGGACGTTTTTCCGGGACCAACAACGGCTGTTTTGTCGGCCATATCTCTCCCGAGGCCTATGAAGGTGGGCCGCTGGCCGCCGTGCAGGAAGGCGACAAAATAACCATAGATATTCCAGAACGCTCACTCCATCTGCATGTTGATGATGAGGAGATTTCCCGCCGGCTGGAGGAGTGGGAGCGTCCCTCCCTCAAAATAGATAGTGGTTATCTGGCCACCTACGCTTCGCTGGCCGAATCGGCTGATAAAGGAGCGGTCATCCGACCTGAAACATCCACGGAAGGCGGCAGCTGA
- a CDS encoding glycerophosphodiester phosphodiesterase — protein sequence MSSKIIYHRGDENNAPANTILAFEQAAKGDGDGVELDVQFTEDNELVVFHDQKIDNHTKGSGYVSDYSLSELKKIKLETGSTENGEQYIPTLEETLAVVENMDMINIELKQRDGDDLEQEKKLVQALAARGLEEKTLVTSFNHYTIHNLHEIAPDIKKGILYYSRLYRPWDYARQLGADHLIPMHRTVTEKMLSGAHRNGLKVAAYGTNDHDRIEKLIELGVDMIITDEAEAALSLREELTGE from the coding sequence ATGAGTTCAAAGATAATTTATCACAGGGGCGATGAGAACAATGCACCGGCCAATACAATTCTGGCCTTTGAGCAGGCGGCTAAAGGCGATGGAGATGGAGTAGAGCTGGATGTGCAGTTTACAGAAGATAACGAGCTGGTCGTTTTCCATGATCAAAAGATCGACAATCATACTAAAGGCAGCGGTTATGTGAGCGATTACAGCCTGAGCGAGCTAAAAAAGATCAAGCTGGAAACGGGCAGCACTGAAAACGGCGAACAATATATCCCCACTCTGGAAGAGACTCTGGCCGTGGTGGAAAATATGGACATGATCAATATTGAGCTAAAACAGCGCGACGGCGATGATCTTGAGCAAGAAAAGAAGCTGGTTCAAGCTCTGGCGGCCCGGGGATTGGAAGAGAAAACCCTGGTTACCAGCTTCAATCACTATACCATCCATAATCTACATGAGATAGCTCCTGATATTAAAAAGGGCATCTTATACTATTCCCGGCTTTACAGGCCCTGGGATTATGCGCGTCAGCTCGGTGCCGACCATCTTATCCCTATGCACAGAACGGTGACCGAAAAAATGCTGTCCGGTGCTCACCGCAACGGGCTGAAAGTCGCTGCTTACGGAACCAATGACCATGACCGCATCGAAAAATTGATCGAGCTGGGTGTCGATATGATCATCACCGATGAGGCGGAGGCTGCCCTTTCACTGCGCGAGGAGTTGACCGGAGAATAA
- a CDS encoding flavin reductase family protein, producing the protein MQLTEIEYNEYLTEVTEALDSGGFLTVQNSGELNTMTIGWASLGIIWRVPMLLVLVRESRHTFKLIEKADEFTVSIPFSGLEEELEFCGSRSGRNYDKFAECDLEKLSGNEVHTPLIGGCDVHYECSLEYSQSMDKELVKSEVLEDCYPDWDMHTLYFGRILNCLREETG; encoded by the coding sequence TTGCAGCTGACCGAAATCGAATACAATGAATATCTGACTGAGGTGACAGAAGCCCTGGACAGCGGAGGCTTTCTGACGGTTCAGAACAGCGGCGAACTCAACACAATGACCATAGGCTGGGCTTCTCTGGGAATCATCTGGCGGGTTCCGATGCTGCTGGTTCTGGTGAGAGAGTCGCGTCACACTTTTAAACTGATCGAAAAAGCCGATGAATTCACCGTCAGCATACCATTTTCCGGCCTGGAGGAGGAGCTTGAGTTTTGCGGTTCCCGTTCCGGCCGCAATTATGACAAGTTCGCTGAATGTGACCTGGAAAAACTTTCAGGAAATGAGGTACATACTCCGCTCATCGGTGGCTGTGATGTTCATTATGAATGTTCGCTGGAATACAGTCAGAGCATGGATAAGGAGCTTGTTAAAAGCGAGGTGCTGGAAGATTGTTATCCAGACTGGGATATGCACACGCTTTATTTTGGCAGAATACTCAATTGCCTGCGCGAAGAGACCGGTTAA
- a CDS encoding glycerate kinase, with amino-acid sequence MKIVIAPDSFKGSLTALEAARAVSEGINRVEPEAECIEVPMADGGEGTVQALVDAHQGEIVHREVTGPTGERVKAHFGDLGDGRAVIEMAAASGITYVDVESVDPGRTTTYGTGELIAAALDRGAEHIIVGIGGSATMDAGVGMLQALGYEFKTESGEEAEFGGGELGKIVEVKTGNVDERLAGTKIEVACDVSNPLYGPEGAARVYGPQKGAIPEMVEEIDENMKKFNERIFKEEFGIDAQQVSGAGAAGGLGAGFSCVLEAEMRLGAEIVSEANELKKYLESAELVITGEGQIDSQTVHDKAPRHVTETAKEDRPGRPVICIAGSLGEGYRKNYEYGLEAIFSIIDRPDSLESIGVRAEKLLADTAENVMRLVGLSREQV; translated from the coding sequence GTGAAAATTGTGATTGCTCCCGATTCTTTTAAAGGAAGTCTAACAGCTCTCGAGGCCGCCCGGGCTGTCAGTGAGGGCATAAACCGGGTCGAGCCCGAAGCAGAATGTATAGAAGTTCCGATGGCTGATGGCGGCGAAGGCACCGTACAGGCTCTGGTCGATGCCCATCAGGGCGAAATCGTTCACAGAGAAGTTACCGGTCCGACCGGAGAACGGGTAAAAGCCCATTTTGGCGACCTGGGCGATGGTCGTGCGGTTATAGAGATGGCGGCCGCGTCCGGAATAACCTACGTCGATGTCGAAAGCGTCGATCCCGGGCGAACTACCACTTATGGCACCGGCGAGCTCATTGCCGCGGCTCTGGACAGAGGTGCTGAACATATTATCGTCGGCATTGGCGGCAGCGCCACCATGGATGCCGGGGTGGGTATGCTGCAGGCTCTGGGTTATGAGTTTAAGACCGAGAGCGGCGAAGAAGCAGAATTTGGCGGCGGCGAGCTGGGCAAAATAGTCGAAGTAAAGACCGGAAACGTCGATGAAAGGCTTGCCGGAACAAAGATAGAAGTTGCCTGCGATGTCTCCAATCCTCTTTACGGACCTGAGGGAGCCGCCCGGGTTTACGGCCCCCAGAAAGGGGCCATCCCTGAAATGGTGGAAGAAATAGATGAGAACATGAAAAAATTTAACGAGAGAATTTTTAAGGAGGAGTTTGGAATCGACGCTCAGCAGGTATCCGGAGCCGGAGCGGCCGGCGGATTGGGGGCAGGATTTTCCTGTGTGCTGGAGGCTGAAATGAGGCTGGGTGCTGAGATTGTGAGCGAAGCCAATGAGCTGAAAAAATATCTGGAGAGCGCAGAGCTGGTGATCACCGGTGAGGGTCAGATAGACAGTCAGACCGTACATGATAAAGCTCCCAGACATGTCACCGAGACGGCGAAGGAAGACAGACCCGGGCGGCCTGTGATCTGTATAGCCGGATCGCTGGGGGAGGGATACAGGAAGAATTACGAGTACGGTCTGGAGGCGATTTTTTCTATCATAGACAGACCGGACAGCCTCGAATCGATAGGCGTCCGGGCTGAAAAACTTCTGGCCGACACGGCTGAAAATGTCATGCGTCTGGTCGGCCTCAGCCGGGAACAGGTTTGA
- a CDS encoding HAD family hydrolase: MSDIKGIVFDKDGTIIDFYTLWLPMVEKTAEKIIAEFTPVEPGASEYERLEAGIMDIFGIETDESYIDPDGNLAQATVDRSARQLTDYLLEQDFQVGWSRIELEDRIYGIMENSVDEVDYTENLRETADLHELFFKLKERGYRLGLATADTRPSTLTIMKELDITDYFEYIACGDDEIPDKPDPAVLENFCSETSLECSEVAMVGDTPTDLKTGRRAGAGLVVGVLCGVGTREDLEELADELIETPKRILDVI; the protein is encoded by the coding sequence TTGTCCGACATCAAGGGAATAGTCTTCGATAAAGATGGTACCATAATAGATTTTTATACCCTCTGGCTGCCCATGGTGGAAAAGACCGCCGAAAAAATCATAGCTGAATTCACCCCGGTAGAGCCCGGCGCGTCTGAATACGAGCGGCTGGAAGCAGGGATTATGGACATTTTCGGTATAGAGACCGATGAAAGCTATATCGATCCCGACGGCAATCTTGCCCAGGCCACGGTTGACCGATCGGCCCGGCAGCTTACTGATTATCTGCTGGAGCAGGATTTTCAGGTCGGATGGTCCAGAATAGAGCTGGAGGATAGAATTTACGGGATAATGGAAAACAGCGTCGATGAGGTAGATTATACTGAAAACCTGCGCGAAACAGCCGATCTGCATGAGCTTTTTTTCAAACTGAAGGAGCGCGGTTATCGGCTGGGACTGGCCACAGCTGATACCAGACCTTCAACTCTGACCATAATGAAAGAGCTGGATATTACCGATTATTTTGAATATATAGCCTGCGGCGATGATGAGATCCCTGACAAGCCCGATCCGGCTGTTCTGGAGAATTTCTGTTCTGAGACGTCTCTGGAATGTTCAGAGGTCGCGATGGTCGGAGATACTCCCACCGATCTAAAAACCGGCCGCCGGGCCGGAGCCGGTCTGGTAGTCGGGGTTTTATGCGGAGTGGGAACCCGGGAAGATCTGGAAGAGCTGGCCGATGAGCTGATTGAAACTCCCAAACGGATTCTGGACGTTATTTGA
- a CDS encoding class I SAM-dependent methyltransferase encodes MIFDDEEAEEYDDWYETELGAFADKVETRLAFSLFEPEAGSRVLDAGCGTGNFSIKLARRGLSVVGVDVSASMLEKARNKVERLDEDLDIEFARMDAIDLEFPAESFDHAISMAAVEFIEDDSKEKFVRELLKTVKPGGEVLIGTINKNSAWGEAYRERAQKRDSIFSEAHFTSPEELNEIEKELLQESRECLFIPPDAESQEISLERENELAKREVRGGFFCSLWQKPGC; translated from the coding sequence ATGATATTTGACGACGAAGAAGCTGAAGAATATGATGATTGGTACGAGACCGAACTGGGGGCTTTTGCTGATAAAGTAGAAACCCGGCTGGCTTTTTCTCTCTTCGAACCTGAGGCCGGCAGCAGAGTGCTCGATGCTGGCTGCGGCACGGGGAATTTCAGCATAAAATTAGCCCGCCGCGGTCTGAGCGTGGTCGGCGTCGATGTTTCCGCGTCCATGCTCGAAAAAGCCCGGAATAAAGTTGAAAGACTGGATGAAGATCTGGATATCGAATTCGCCAGGATGGACGCAATCGATCTGGAGTTTCCGGCGGAAAGTTTCGATCATGCTATTTCCATGGCGGCTGTGGAGTTCATTGAGGACGACAGCAAGGAAAAGTTCGTGCGGGAACTGCTGAAAACGGTCAAGCCCGGCGGTGAAGTTTTGATCGGCACGATCAATAAAAATTCCGCCTGGGGAGAGGCCTACAGAGAAAGAGCTCAAAAGCGGGATTCAATTTTCTCCGAGGCTCATTTCACCTCGCCCGAAGAACTCAATGAAATAGAAAAAGAGCTTCTTCAGGAAAGCAGGGAATGCCTTTTCATCCCTCCTGATGCCGAAAGCCAGGAGATCTCTTTAGAGCGCGAAAACGAACTGGCCAAAAGAGAAGTCAGAGGAGGCTTTTTCTGTTCGCTCTGGCAAAAACCCGGCTGTTGA
- the thiD gene encoding bifunctional hydroxymethylpyrimidine kinase/phosphomethylpyrimidine kinase, which yields MAETSGLKKDPPRILTIAGSDSGGGAGIQADLKTMTVLNTYGMSVITAVTAQNTLGVQAVRSLSPEFVKEQLDSVFSDLNPKAGKTGMLADADIVEVVADKLSEYDQFDLVVDPVMVATSGDLLLAEEAVETVRQKLLPQAAVITPNLQEARVLLYGQKKAKKEFSPDKLTAREERDLLAELARGLFEMGPGAVLVKGGHLGGDEAFDLLFDGEKTGVFSAPRLPSNNTHGTGCTYSAAIAAYLARGLELEKAVAKSKEFITSAIRTGFELGAGIDPVNHLAAGEEVDKI from the coding sequence ATGGCTGAAACATCCGGATTGAAGAAAGATCCACCCAGAATCCTGACCATTGCCGGGTCTGACTCAGGCGGCGGGGCCGGAATTCAGGCCGATCTTAAGACAATGACAGTACTCAATACTTATGGCATGTCGGTGATAACTGCGGTCACCGCCCAGAACACGCTGGGAGTGCAGGCTGTCAGATCTCTTTCTCCAGAATTTGTAAAGGAGCAGCTGGATTCGGTTTTTTCCGACCTGAACCCAAAAGCCGGTAAGACAGGCATGCTGGCCGATGCGGATATAGTGGAGGTTGTGGCCGATAAATTGAGTGAGTATGATCAATTCGATCTGGTGGTCGATCCGGTCATGGTGGCCACCAGCGGAGATCTGCTGCTGGCAGAGGAGGCGGTGGAAACAGTCCGCCAGAAACTTCTGCCGCAGGCAGCGGTCATAACACCCAATCTGCAGGAGGCCAGAGTACTTTTGTACGGCCAGAAAAAAGCGAAAAAAGAATTTTCGCCGGATAAACTGACCGCCCGGGAAGAACGGGATCTGCTGGCAGAACTGGCCCGGGGACTTTTTGAGATGGGGCCGGGGGCGGTGCTGGTCAAAGGCGGCCATCTGGGAGGAGATGAGGCTTTTGACCTTCTTTTTGATGGAGAAAAAACCGGGGTATTTTCCGCTCCCAGGCTGCCTTCTAACAACACTCACGGAACAGGCTGCACCTATTCTGCCGCCATAGCTGCCTATCTGGCCCGGGGACTGGAGCTGGAAAAAGCGGTGGCGAAGTCCAAAGAATTTATCACCAGCGCTATCAGAACAGGTTTTGAACTGGGCGCGGGTATCGATCCAGTCAACCATCTGGCTGCAGGTGAGGAGGTGGATAAAATATGA
- the thiM gene encoding hydroxyethylthiazole kinase, translating to MKPMSAEGGSNIIAEKLLKILEVENPLVHAITNYVTVADVAEVIRLWGALPVMAHSPQESGEMAASAEALVLNTGTIDENTCAGMHRAAESAAAEDIPIVLDPVGVGSTSYRTDFVRELLQTHHPDIIKGNAGEISTLAGRKARVRGVESLGEHQELEKSALSLAEEFSCAVLVTGGMDLAVDEDYICRLEAGSPLLGRIVGTGCMLAGTLGAMAAAQKIQSEREKNRQRENSNLRTALTGAAAFAAAADLAAEEESSPASFRRALLDRIYEVEPAEIKKLSEVTIISGP from the coding sequence ATGAAGCCGATGTCAGCTGAAGGTGGTTCGAATATCATCGCCGAAAAACTGCTGAAAATTTTGGAAGTTGAGAATCCGCTGGTACACGCTATAACCAATTATGTGACGGTGGCAGATGTGGCCGAGGTGATCAGACTCTGGGGAGCTCTGCCTGTAATGGCTCACTCCCCTCAGGAAAGCGGTGAGATGGCCGCCTCGGCTGAAGCGCTGGTTCTCAATACCGGCACGATAGATGAGAATACCTGTGCCGGCATGCACCGGGCTGCCGAAAGCGCGGCCGCAGAAGATATTCCGATAGTTCTTGATCCTGTAGGAGTCGGATCTACCTCCTATAGAACGGATTTTGTGCGAGAGCTTTTACAGACCCATCACCCGGATATAATCAAGGGAAATGCGGGCGAGATAAGTACTCTGGCCGGCAGGAAAGCCCGGGTAAGAGGGGTTGAATCTCTGGGCGAACATCAGGAGCTGGAAAAAAGTGCCCTTTCTCTGGCGGAAGAATTCAGCTGCGCTGTACTGGTCACGGGGGGTATGGATCTGGCAGTTGATGAGGATTACATATGCCGGCTGGAGGCCGGCAGTCCCCTTCTGGGAAGGATAGTGGGAACAGGCTGTATGCTGGCCGGCACGCTGGGGGCAATGGCAGCTGCTCAAAAAATCCAGAGTGAAAGAGAAAAGAACCGACAGAGAGAAAATTCAAATCTCAGAACAGCTCTTACCGGGGCTGCTGCATTTGCGGCCGCGGCTGATTTGGCTGCAGAAGAAGAGAGCAGTCCGGCCTCGTTCCGCCGGGCTCTGCTGGATAGGATTTATGAGGTCGAGCCCGCGGAGATCAAAAAGTTATCCGAAGTGACCATAATTTCCGGCCCATAA
- a CDS encoding tautomerase family protein: MPTIHFYCPELDEEQKQEAIEGLTEVGSEVTGIDEDNFVVYLEERTPDMVGVGGQKLSDMLAAQEEQD, encoded by the coding sequence ATGCCAACTATTCATTTTTACTGCCCTGAGCTGGACGAGGAACAAAAACAGGAGGCCATCGAAGGGCTTACCGAGGTTGGAAGCGAGGTTACCGGCATAGATGAGGATAATTTTGTTGTTTATCTGGAAGAGCGCACGCCGGATATGGTAGGTGTGGGCGGTCAGAAGCTGTCGGATATGCTGGCCGCACAGGAGGAACAGGACTGA
- a CDS encoding glycerol-3-phosphate responsive antiterminator: protein MQHLSNYLEDHPVIAGVRGEQALKRALNSDVIIIFLLEADLINIPEMVRRIKENDQLVFIHLDLVKGLANDRQAVDYLAEKELCDGLVSTRGNVIRAAREKDLMAVQRLFLLDSAAIKSGRDMLNSNRPDAVEILPGIAAPYFIESVKKSCPVIGGGLIRTKDEVQELVDEGLFAVSTSKQKLWHKD, encoded by the coding sequence ATGCAGCATCTCAGTAATTATCTGGAGGATCACCCCGTGATAGCAGGCGTGCGGGGAGAGCAGGCTTTAAAAAGAGCTTTAAATAGCGATGTGATCATTATATTTTTGCTCGAGGCCGATCTTATAAATATACCGGAGATGGTCCGGCGCATTAAAGAAAACGATCAGCTTGTTTTTATTCATCTCGATCTGGTCAAGGGATTGGCCAATGACAGGCAGGCTGTTGATTATCTGGCCGAAAAAGAGCTCTGCGATGGTCTGGTCTCCACCCGGGGCAACGTGATCAGGGCGGCCCGGGAAAAAGATCTTATGGCCGTGCAGAGGCTGTTTTTGCTTGATTCGGCAGCTATCAAAAGCGGCCGGGATATGTTAAATAGCAACAGACCTGACGCGGTAGAAATTTTACCGGGGATAGCCGCTCCCTACTTCATCGAAAGCGTCAAAAAATCCTGTCCCGTAATTGGCGGAGGGCTGATACGAACAAAGGATGAAGTTCAGGAGCTCGTGGATGAAGGTTTATTCGCTGTTTCGACCAGCAAACAAAAACTCTGGCATAAGGACTGA
- a CDS encoding DeoR/GlpR family DNA-binding transcription regulator, with protein sequence MGKTNRRKSILEKLKTDGRVRVKELAEEFQVSEMTIRRDLEYLEDKNEILRTRGGAVSRSETPFPRKRIRNMDKKRQIADKARDFIASGQTLILDAGTTTLALAQNIKFSQELTVITNDLNIAGELFSFANITLYFAGGLIQTEVGSAIGPHAEKFFDEFYVDLAFIGTSSLTEDFDLTTPTPEKAALKRKMIDSADRSFLLADHTKYRKKSVHRVCHLSSLDYFICDDEKTELLEKRIADEAPEIELN encoded by the coding sequence ATGGGCAAAACGAACAGGCGAAAGAGTATTCTGGAGAAATTAAAAACGGATGGCAGGGTCAGAGTCAAAGAGCTGGCCGAAGAATTTCAGGTTTCCGAGATGACCATAAGGAGAGATCTGGAGTATCTGGAGGATAAAAATGAGATACTCCGGACCAGGGGAGGGGCAGTCAGCCGGAGCGAGACGCCTTTTCCCAGAAAACGCATCCGCAATATGGATAAAAAAAGGCAGATAGCCGATAAAGCCCGGGATTTCATAGCCTCCGGTCAAACTCTCATTCTGGACGCCGGCACAACCACTTTAGCTCTGGCGCAAAATATAAAGTTCAGCCAGGAGCTGACGGTAATAACAAATGATCTCAATATAGCGGGGGAGCTTTTCAGCTTTGCCAACATAACTCTCTACTTTGCCGGAGGATTGATACAGACGGAAGTGGGTTCGGCCATCGGACCTCATGCCGAGAAATTTTTTGATGAATTTTACGTCGATTTAGCCTTTATCGGCACTTCTTCTCTGACGGAGGATTTTGATCTCACCACTCCCACGCCCGAAAAAGCAGCTCTCAAAAGAAAGATGATAGATTCGGCGGACAGATCTTTTCTGCTGGCTGATCATACCAAATACAGAAAGAAATCGGTGCACAGGGTGTGTCATCTGAGCAGTCTGGATTATTTTATCTGCGATGATGAGAAAACGGAACTTTTAGAGAAGAGAATAGCAGATGAGGCCCCGGAAATTGAATTGAATTAA
- the thiE gene encoding thiamine phosphate synthase — protein sequence MSSIADRDLYLITESVLAPEYTSVDVVKKSLAGGVRMVQLREKDLNLRSRYQLGQKLRKITREQGAALVINDRVDLAMALEADGVHLGQQDLPYQEARKLLGPDKIIGVSASSPEQVKKLNEEIVDYIGFGSVFSTKSKRLDAERQAVGLKKLKRAVQLTDLPVMAIGGIAPDNVGEVVRAGATGAAVISALNQADDVKKTAEEMIDRINRAGKGDEADVS from the coding sequence ATGAGCTCGATTGCCGACCGGGATCTTTATTTGATCACGGAATCGGTTCTGGCTCCTGAGTATACCAGCGTCGACGTGGTGAAAAAGTCTCTGGCCGGCGGGGTGCGTATGGTTCAGCTGCGGGAGAAGGATCTGAATCTGCGCAGTCGTTATCAGCTGGGTCAGAAGCTGCGAAAGATCACCCGGGAGCAGGGGGCCGCTCTGGTAATCAATGACAGGGTCGATCTGGCTATGGCGCTGGAAGCTGACGGCGTGCATCTAGGCCAGCAGGATCTGCCCTATCAGGAGGCCAGAAAATTGCTCGGCCCGGATAAAATCATCGGGGTTTCTGCTTCCAGTCCGGAACAGGTAAAGAAGCTGAATGAGGAGATAGTGGACTATATAGGATTTGGCTCTGTCTTTTCCACGAAATCCAAGCGCCTGGATGCAGAGAGGCAGGCGGTAGGCCTGAAAAAACTCAAAAGAGCAGTTCAGCTCACCGATCTGCCGGTAATGGCTATTGGCGGAATAGCCCCCGATAATGTCGGGGAGGTCGTCCGGGCTGGGGCCACAGGAGCGGCCGTGATAAGTGCTCTCAACCAGGCTGATGATGTGAAAAAGACGGCTGAAGAGATGATCGATAGGATTAACAGGGCCGGGAAAGGGGATGAAGCCGATGTCAGCTGA